In a single window of the Candidatus Lernaella stagnicola genome:
- the msbA gene encoding lipid A export permease/ATP-binding protein MsbA, with amino-acid sequence MAKKARVKFWKGEGWQEFLRLLVYFKPYTALVTVAFGCALLVSGAGSATAYLVKPAMDRIFANPDKSEARMWLQFLPFLVIGIYAMKGVFRFVQNYVLRVVGQRVIRRIRQELYEKYQMLSVDYYTDTNTGVMMSRITNDVNMMERAVSSLTNLFREPVTILGLAIVAIFMWWDMALIIIVLFSLTAYPIVRFGKKVRKYTKRGQESMGELTSILKENFTGIRVIKAFAMEKYEQQRFDDENQRNYSANVKRVKWEEITAPAIEALGSLAAAAVIFYGGMQVIGDKISPGSFFSFLAALGMMYEPIKRTGRMNNAFQSALAAAQRVFEVVDTVATVADPPGARELPPVRDGVHLENVHFHYGDPNEAVLRGVDLDVKIGQTVAIVGGSGAGKTTLINLIPRFYDTTGGRVLIDGHDIRELRLESLRLQIALVTQDTFLFDDTVRNNIAYGQAEAEFDKVVRVAEMAHAHEFITSFPNGYDTRIGELGVKLSGGQRQRLAIARALFKNAPILILDEATSALDTESEREVQHALENLMRGRTTFVIAHRLSTIRRADRIVVLRDGQVVEDGDHDALMARNGEYARLYNLQFHDHD; translated from the coding sequence ATGGCTAAAAAAGCGAGAGTCAAATTCTGGAAGGGCGAGGGCTGGCAGGAATTCCTGCGGCTGCTCGTCTACTTTAAGCCGTACACGGCGCTGGTGACCGTCGCTTTCGGCTGCGCGCTGCTGGTATCGGGCGCGGGTAGCGCCACCGCGTATCTGGTGAAGCCGGCAATGGACCGCATCTTCGCCAACCCCGACAAAAGCGAAGCCCGCATGTGGCTGCAGTTTCTGCCGTTTCTCGTCATTGGCATCTACGCGATGAAGGGCGTTTTCCGCTTCGTGCAAAACTACGTGTTGCGCGTGGTCGGCCAGCGTGTGATTCGCCGCATTCGCCAGGAGCTCTACGAAAAATACCAGATGCTCTCCGTCGACTACTACACGGATACCAACACGGGCGTGATGATGAGCCGCATCACCAACGACGTGAACATGATGGAGCGCGCGGTTTCCTCACTGACGAATTTGTTTCGCGAACCGGTGACGATTTTGGGTTTGGCGATTGTCGCGATCTTCATGTGGTGGGACATGGCGCTGATCATCATCGTCCTGTTTTCGCTGACGGCGTATCCGATCGTGCGTTTCGGCAAGAAGGTGCGCAAGTACACCAAGCGCGGCCAGGAGTCGATGGGCGAGTTGACTTCGATCCTGAAGGAAAACTTCACGGGTATTCGGGTCATCAAAGCCTTCGCGATGGAGAAGTACGAGCAGCAGCGCTTCGACGATGAAAACCAGCGCAACTACTCCGCGAACGTCAAACGTGTCAAATGGGAGGAAATCACGGCGCCCGCAATCGAGGCGCTGGGCAGCTTGGCGGCCGCGGCGGTGATTTTCTACGGCGGTATGCAAGTGATCGGCGACAAGATCTCGCCGGGTAGTTTTTTCAGTTTCCTCGCCGCGCTCGGCATGATGTACGAACCGATTAAGCGCACCGGGCGCATGAACAACGCGTTTCAATCGGCGTTGGCCGCGGCGCAGCGGGTGTTCGAAGTCGTGGATACAGTGGCCACGGTTGCCGACCCCCCGGGGGCACGGGAACTGCCGCCGGTCCGCGACGGCGTCCATCTGGAGAATGTTCATTTCCATTACGGCGATCCCAACGAGGCGGTCCTGCGCGGCGTGGACTTGGACGTGAAAATCGGCCAGACGGTGGCGATTGTCGGCGGCAGCGGCGCCGGGAAGACGACGCTTATCAATTTGATTCCCCGCTTCTACGACACGACCGGTGGGCGCGTGCTGATCGACGGCCACGATATTCGTGAACTGCGGTTGGAATCGCTGCGTCTGCAAATCGCCCTGGTGACCCAAGATACCTTCCTGTTCGACGACACGGTTCGCAACAACATCGCCTACGGGCAGGCGGAGGCCGAGTTCGACAAAGTCGTGCGCGTGGCCGAAATGGCGCATGCCCACGAGTTCATCACGTCCTTCCCCAACGGCTACGACACCCGCATCGGCGAACTGGGCGTGAAGCTCTCCGGCGGGCAACGCCAACGGCTGGCCATCGCGCGGGCGCTGTTCAAAAACGCGCCGATTCTCATTCTCGACGAGGCGACCAGCGCCCTAGATACCGAGTCCGAGCGCGAGGTGCAGCATGCGCTGGAAAACCTCATGCGCGGGCGTACGACCTTTGTGATTGCGCACCGACTTTCCACGATCCGCCGCGCCGACCGCATCGTCGTGTTGCGCGACGGGCAGGTCGTCGAAGATGGCGACCACGACGCGTTGATGGCGCGCAACGGCGAATACGCGCGCCTTTACAATCTGCAATTTCACGACCACGATTAG
- a CDS encoding glycosyltransferase family 39 protein — MRSTFLRLLAILGAIHLVRLIVSLGVGIIPDEAYYWTWGLQLDWCYWDQPGGIAWLHGGWSALFGSGLVSLRVLATLCSLAGSLLVFGLVRRTIDEQTAFWAALLMQAVPLFGAGGALVMHDSLMLPLIAAAWWVLARTILDDRPRGWIVVGALLALALYAKLSAIIFAFGLVTTATLDPVGRRHFRSPWPYFGAATVAICVVPVIKWNEMHQWVTFFAVRKLAVDPDIVGWQRLLSLGDYLLAQLGIVSPILAVLGFLGALWAVRQRGEPSRGLRLLAVPALFIAAYFAVNSLRAKVQGNWPAVMWLGFLPLAIAYVKARGDRMRRVFVIGLTISLLGLIAVYLQALLGVVPLKPDMSDQSFGWGDVARQVQERRQSFEGVQLATKTYQTAAELRYHLPDHPPIYTADYAHRGSQFTLWQDFRNLAGRDVLFVEEGGMPRKFARHFEEVTELPPIFRLRGSKKVETLRVYHARNFRLEGQEAFYMRDPVGHHLERQRRRMERSAAP; from the coding sequence GTGCGAAGCACTTTCCTCCGATTACTGGCCATCCTCGGCGCGATTCACCTCGTGCGGCTTATCGTTTCGCTGGGCGTCGGCATCATTCCCGATGAAGCCTACTACTGGACGTGGGGCCTGCAGCTTGACTGGTGCTATTGGGATCAACCCGGCGGCATCGCCTGGCTGCATGGCGGGTGGTCGGCGCTCTTCGGCAGTGGCTTGGTGTCGCTGCGGGTGCTGGCGACCCTCTGCTCCCTGGCCGGTTCGTTGTTGGTTTTCGGACTCGTACGGCGAACGATAGACGAGCAAACCGCATTTTGGGCGGCGCTACTCATGCAGGCGGTACCGCTTTTCGGAGCGGGCGGTGCGTTGGTTATGCACGACAGCTTGATGCTGCCGCTGATCGCCGCGGCGTGGTGGGTCCTCGCGCGCACGATACTCGACGATCGCCCGCGAGGTTGGATTGTCGTCGGCGCACTGCTGGCGCTGGCGCTCTATGCGAAGCTCAGCGCCATCATTTTCGCGTTCGGTTTGGTGACGACCGCGACACTAGATCCCGTTGGCCGACGCCATTTTAGGTCGCCGTGGCCGTATTTTGGGGCCGCAACGGTCGCAATTTGTGTCGTACCGGTCATCAAATGGAACGAAATGCATCAATGGGTCACATTTTTCGCCGTGCGAAAGCTGGCCGTCGACCCGGATATTGTGGGATGGCAACGGCTGCTTTCCCTCGGCGACTACCTCCTGGCGCAGTTGGGTATCGTCTCCCCCATTCTCGCTGTGCTCGGTTTTCTCGGCGCGCTATGGGCAGTGCGACAACGGGGCGAGCCATCCCGCGGCCTTCGGTTGCTGGCGGTGCCGGCCCTGTTTATCGCCGCCTACTTCGCGGTCAACAGTCTGCGGGCGAAAGTGCAAGGCAATTGGCCTGCCGTGATGTGGTTGGGTTTTCTGCCGCTGGCTATTGCATACGTCAAAGCCCGCGGTGATCGGATGCGCCGAGTCTTTGTGATCGGTCTGACCATTTCGTTGCTTGGACTCATCGCCGTGTATTTACAGGCGTTGTTGGGCGTTGTGCCCTTGAAGCCGGACATGAGCGACCAATCCTTTGGCTGGGGCGACGTAGCGCGACAAGTGCAGGAAAGGCGACAGTCGTTCGAAGGCGTACAACTGGCGACCAAGACCTATCAGACCGCCGCCGAACTGCGCTATCATTTGCCGGACCACCCGCCGATTTATACTGCGGATTACGCGCATCGCGGCAGTCAGTTTACGCTGTGGCAGGATTTTCGGAATTTGGCCGGGCGGGACGTGCTTTTCGTAGAAGAAGGGGGCATGCCGCGAAAATTCGCCCGGCATTTCGAGGAGGTGACCGAGTTGCCGCCGATCTTCCGCTTGCGAGGGAGTAAGAAAGTGGAGACATTGCGCGTCTATCATGCGCGTAATTTCCGGTTGGAAGGACAGGAGGCATTCTATATGCGGGATCCGGTCGGCCATCACCTGGAGCGACAGCGCCGGCGGATGGAAAGGAGCGCCGCGCCGTGA
- a CDS encoding glycosyltransferase N-terminal domain-containing protein, producing MIFLFIYALLGVHLAPAVFFVVVVLGLFKPGLWDGLAARFGFVPRRTGERPVVVWCASLGEVNTAQGLIRRFLNEGGAPVLVATFTPSGYARARELFGERIATIVPVDIAPLAYRWMRRVEPRLLVLFETELWPCAIFAARRTGAKVVLVNGRLSDRSYRWYRIIRCGMRPALEKLTAVFPQSDLFAKRFAALGVSSDRMQVLGSLKFDVVAPPAPKEAAYYEKFAEGRRVFVAGSTHPGEESLVAQAVFELRKTHPDLALVIAPRHVNRCDEAAADIMRSGLSLARRASSRVEEAAEADVLLVDVLGELSWVYGIGFAAFVGGSFGRRGGQNVLEAAVHGVPVVVGPYTPNFRMEVAALRAAGGLTVVASGVELAGTIELWLSDADARQTAGTAARSALESHQGTVARTFQALQDLLDR from the coding sequence GTGATTTTCCTGTTTATCTACGCCCTGTTGGGAGTGCACCTCGCGCCCGCCGTGTTTTTCGTCGTGGTCGTTCTCGGCTTATTCAAACCAGGATTATGGGACGGTCTCGCCGCGCGTTTCGGCTTCGTGCCGCGCCGGACGGGCGAACGCCCGGTCGTCGTTTGGTGCGCTTCGCTGGGTGAGGTGAACACGGCGCAGGGCCTGATTCGCCGCTTCCTCAACGAAGGCGGCGCGCCGGTGCTGGTGGCGACGTTTACGCCGTCTGGATACGCCCGGGCGCGTGAATTGTTCGGCGAGCGAATCGCGACGATCGTGCCCGTCGATATTGCGCCGTTGGCGTATCGTTGGATGCGGCGGGTTGAACCGCGTTTGCTCGTGCTGTTCGAGACCGAATTGTGGCCGTGCGCAATTTTTGCGGCGCGGCGGACGGGCGCGAAAGTGGTGCTGGTCAACGGCCGTTTGTCGGACAGGAGTTATCGTTGGTATCGGATCATCCGTTGTGGTATGCGACCGGCGTTGGAGAAGTTGACCGCCGTTTTTCCGCAAAGCGACCTTTTCGCCAAGCGCTTTGCCGCATTGGGTGTTTCATCGGACAGAATGCAGGTGTTGGGTAGCTTGAAGTTCGACGTCGTCGCGCCTCCCGCGCCGAAAGAGGCGGCATACTACGAAAAATTCGCCGAAGGACGACGCGTTTTCGTGGCGGGATCGACGCACCCGGGCGAAGAGTCGCTGGTTGCGCAGGCCGTGTTTGAATTGCGTAAAACGCATCCCGATTTGGCTCTCGTCATCGCTCCGCGCCACGTTAATCGTTGCGACGAAGCGGCAGCGGATATTATGCGAAGCGGCTTGTCCCTGGCGCGGCGCGCGAGTTCCCGCGTCGAGGAAGCGGCGGAGGCCGACGTGCTTCTGGTTGATGTGCTCGGCGAACTTTCCTGGGTGTATGGAATTGGATTCGCCGCGTTCGTCGGCGGTTCGTTTGGGCGACGCGGCGGACAAAACGTGTTAGAGGCGGCGGTGCACGGCGTGCCGGTCGTGGTCGGGCCCTACACCCCGAATTTCCGCATGGAGGTCGCGGCGCTGCGGGCCGCGGGTGGCTTGACGGTGGTGGCGTCCGGGGTGGAACTCGCCGGGACGATCGAACTCTGGCTCAGCGATGCGGACGCGAGACAGACCGCCGGAACTGCGGCGCGCAGTGCGCTCGAATCTCACCAAGGCACCGTGGCGCGCACGTTCCAAGCTCTACAGGATTTACTCG